A part of Caretta caretta isolate rCarCar2 chromosome 1, rCarCar1.hap1, whole genome shotgun sequence genomic DNA contains:
- the FAM131B gene encoding protein FAM131B isoform X3 has protein sequence MGCIGSRTVGNEVIAVDWKGLKDVDQINMDSTSSLHGSSIHRPSTEQTRTDFSWDGINLSMEDTTSILPKLKRNSNAYGIGALAKSSFSGPLGISRSMKDHVTKPTAMGQGRVAHMIEWQGWGKGNSQQQQHTHEAVRKDADAYSDLSDGVMEQFAISEATLMAWSSMDGEDVSVNSNQENPAGNYSENYQELMENQDHMAQTQYDSWPHSYVSQGMYCLGSSDAWETSDQSLIASPATGSYLGQNFEETQSNLQESTLIQSSLIQQHQMQQQQPQALLQNPGLVDMWPPQTAAGGGGGAESSTYMGVHTEEEGNPLLEKAPLLNKKTSPEEDDAVCRDLESLSPREELEHAALSRKVSDVTSSGVQSFDEEEGEANN, from the exons GGAATGAGGTGATTGCAGTGGACTGGAAGGGATTGAAAGATGTGGATCAGATCAATATGGACAGCACCAGCTCATTGCATGGCAGCAGCATCCACCGACCCTCCACTGAG CAAACCCGGACAGATTTCTCCTGGGATGGTATTAAT ctttcCATGGAAGACACAACCTCCATTCTCCCCAAGCTGAAGCGGAACTCCAATGCTTATGGAATCGGGGCTCTGGCTAAGTCGTCTTTCTCTGG CCCCTTAGGGATATCCCGCAGCATGAAGGATCACGTCACAAAGCCAACGGCTATGGGACAGGGTCGTGTAGCTCACATGATTGAGTGGCAAGGCTGGGGCAAAGGTAACAGCCAGCAACAACAGCACACACATGAGGCGGTGCGCAAGGATGCTGATGCCTACTCAGACCTGAGCGACG GGGTGATGGAGCAGTTCGCCATCTCTGAGGCCACTCTCATGGCCTGGTCCTCCATGGATGGTGAGGATGTGAGTGTCAACTCCAACCAGGAGAACCCAGCAGGCAACTACAGTGAGAACTACCAGGAGCTGATGGAGAACCAGG ATCACATGGCCCAGACACAGTATGACAGCTGGCCCCACTCCTATGTTTCTCAGGGCATGTATTGCCTGGGCTCCTCTGATGCTTGGGAGACCAGTGACCAATCCCTCATTGCTTCCCCGGCTACTGGCTCCTACCTAGGCCAGAACTTTGAGGAGACCCAGTCCAACCTGCAGGAGAGCACATTGATTCAGAGTAGCCTCATCCAGCAGCAtcagatgcagcagcagcaaccacaGGCCTTGCTCCAGAACCCAGGGCTCGTTGACATGTGGCCCCCTCAGActgctgcagggggtggtggtggggctgaATCCAGCACATACATGGGGGTGCACACAGAGGAGGAAGGGAACCCACTACTGGAGAAGGCCCCGCTGCTAAACAAGAAGACCTCTCCAGAGGAGGACGATGCTGTATGCCGGGACCTGGAGTCACTGTCACCTCGGGAGGAGCTGGAACATGCCGCACTCAGCCGCAAGGTCTCAGATGTCACCTCATCTGGGGTGCAATCCTTtgatgaggaggagggggaagcaaacAATTGA
- the FAM131B gene encoding protein FAM131B isoform X7 — MEDTTSILPKLKRNSNAYGIGALAKSSFSGISRSMKDHVTKPTAMGQGRVAHMIEWQGWGKGNSQQQQHTHEAVRKDADAYSDLSDGEKEARFLAGVMEQFAISEATLMAWSSMDGEDVSVNSNQENPAGNYSENYQELMENQDHMAQTQYDSWPHSYVSQGMYCLGSSDAWETSDQSLIASPATGSYLGQNFEETQSNLQESTLIQSSLIQQHQMQQQQPQALLQNPGLVDMWPPQTAAGGGGGAESSTYMGVHTEEEGNPLLEKAPLLNKKTSPEEDDAVCRDLESLSPREELEHAALSRKVSDVTSSGVQSFDEEEGEANN, encoded by the exons ATGGAAGACACAACCTCCATTCTCCCCAAGCTGAAGCGGAACTCCAATGCTTATGGAATCGGGGCTCTGGCTAAGTCGTCTTTCTCTG GGATATCCCGCAGCATGAAGGATCACGTCACAAAGCCAACGGCTATGGGACAGGGTCGTGTAGCTCACATGATTGAGTGGCAAGGCTGGGGCAAAGGTAACAGCCAGCAACAACAGCACACACATGAGGCGGTGCGCAAGGATGCTGATGCCTACTCAGACCTGAGCGACGGTGAGAAGGAGGCCCGATTCCTTGCAG GGGTGATGGAGCAGTTCGCCATCTCTGAGGCCACTCTCATGGCCTGGTCCTCCATGGATGGTGAGGATGTGAGTGTCAACTCCAACCAGGAGAACCCAGCAGGCAACTACAGTGAGAACTACCAGGAGCTGATGGAGAACCAGG ATCACATGGCCCAGACACAGTATGACAGCTGGCCCCACTCCTATGTTTCTCAGGGCATGTATTGCCTGGGCTCCTCTGATGCTTGGGAGACCAGTGACCAATCCCTCATTGCTTCCCCGGCTACTGGCTCCTACCTAGGCCAGAACTTTGAGGAGACCCAGTCCAACCTGCAGGAGAGCACATTGATTCAGAGTAGCCTCATCCAGCAGCAtcagatgcagcagcagcaaccacaGGCCTTGCTCCAGAACCCAGGGCTCGTTGACATGTGGCCCCCTCAGActgctgcagggggtggtggtggggctgaATCCAGCACATACATGGGGGTGCACACAGAGGAGGAAGGGAACCCACTACTGGAGAAGGCCCCGCTGCTAAACAAGAAGACCTCTCCAGAGGAGGACGATGCTGTATGCCGGGACCTGGAGTCACTGTCACCTCGGGAGGAGCTGGAACATGCCGCACTCAGCCGCAAGGTCTCAGATGTCACCTCATCTGGGGTGCAATCCTTtgatgaggaggagggggaagcaaacAATTGA
- the FAM131B gene encoding protein FAM131B isoform X1: MGCIGSRTVGNEVIAVDWKGLKDVDQINMDSTSSLHGSSIHRPSTEQTRTDFSWDGINLSMEDTTSILPKLKRNSNAYGIGALAKSSFSGPLGISRSMKDHVTKPTAMGQGRVAHMIEWQGWGKGNSQQQQHTHEAVRKDADAYSDLSDGEKEARFLAGVMEQFAISEATLMAWSSMDGEDVSVNSNQENPAGNYSENYQELMENQDHMAQTQYDSWPHSYVSQGMYCLGSSDAWETSDQSLIASPATGSYLGQNFEETQSNLQESTLIQSSLIQQHQMQQQQPQALLQNPGLVDMWPPQTAAGGGGGAESSTYMGVHTEEEGNPLLEKAPLLNKKTSPEEDDAVCRDLESLSPREELEHAALSRKVSDVTSSGVQSFDEEEGEANN, encoded by the exons GGAATGAGGTGATTGCAGTGGACTGGAAGGGATTGAAAGATGTGGATCAGATCAATATGGACAGCACCAGCTCATTGCATGGCAGCAGCATCCACCGACCCTCCACTGAG CAAACCCGGACAGATTTCTCCTGGGATGGTATTAAT ctttcCATGGAAGACACAACCTCCATTCTCCCCAAGCTGAAGCGGAACTCCAATGCTTATGGAATCGGGGCTCTGGCTAAGTCGTCTTTCTCTGG CCCCTTAGGGATATCCCGCAGCATGAAGGATCACGTCACAAAGCCAACGGCTATGGGACAGGGTCGTGTAGCTCACATGATTGAGTGGCAAGGCTGGGGCAAAGGTAACAGCCAGCAACAACAGCACACACATGAGGCGGTGCGCAAGGATGCTGATGCCTACTCAGACCTGAGCGACGGTGAGAAGGAGGCCCGATTCCTTGCAG GGGTGATGGAGCAGTTCGCCATCTCTGAGGCCACTCTCATGGCCTGGTCCTCCATGGATGGTGAGGATGTGAGTGTCAACTCCAACCAGGAGAACCCAGCAGGCAACTACAGTGAGAACTACCAGGAGCTGATGGAGAACCAGG ATCACATGGCCCAGACACAGTATGACAGCTGGCCCCACTCCTATGTTTCTCAGGGCATGTATTGCCTGGGCTCCTCTGATGCTTGGGAGACCAGTGACCAATCCCTCATTGCTTCCCCGGCTACTGGCTCCTACCTAGGCCAGAACTTTGAGGAGACCCAGTCCAACCTGCAGGAGAGCACATTGATTCAGAGTAGCCTCATCCAGCAGCAtcagatgcagcagcagcaaccacaGGCCTTGCTCCAGAACCCAGGGCTCGTTGACATGTGGCCCCCTCAGActgctgcagggggtggtggtggggctgaATCCAGCACATACATGGGGGTGCACACAGAGGAGGAAGGGAACCCACTACTGGAGAAGGCCCCGCTGCTAAACAAGAAGACCTCTCCAGAGGAGGACGATGCTGTATGCCGGGACCTGGAGTCACTGTCACCTCGGGAGGAGCTGGAACATGCCGCACTCAGCCGCAAGGTCTCAGATGTCACCTCATCTGGGGTGCAATCCTTtgatgaggaggagggggaagcaaacAATTGA
- the FAM131B gene encoding protein FAM131B isoform X4: MGCIGSRTVGNEVIAVDWKGLKDVDQINMDSTSSLHGSSIHRPSTELSMEDTTSILPKLKRNSNAYGIGALAKSSFSGPLGISRSMKDHVTKPTAMGQGRVAHMIEWQGWGKGNSQQQQHTHEAVRKDADAYSDLSDGEKEARFLAGVMEQFAISEATLMAWSSMDGEDVSVNSNQENPAGNYSENYQELMENQDHMAQTQYDSWPHSYVSQGMYCLGSSDAWETSDQSLIASPATGSYLGQNFEETQSNLQESTLIQSSLIQQHQMQQQQPQALLQNPGLVDMWPPQTAAGGGGGAESSTYMGVHTEEEGNPLLEKAPLLNKKTSPEEDDAVCRDLESLSPREELEHAALSRKVSDVTSSGVQSFDEEEGEANN, from the exons GGAATGAGGTGATTGCAGTGGACTGGAAGGGATTGAAAGATGTGGATCAGATCAATATGGACAGCACCAGCTCATTGCATGGCAGCAGCATCCACCGACCCTCCACTGAG ctttcCATGGAAGACACAACCTCCATTCTCCCCAAGCTGAAGCGGAACTCCAATGCTTATGGAATCGGGGCTCTGGCTAAGTCGTCTTTCTCTGG CCCCTTAGGGATATCCCGCAGCATGAAGGATCACGTCACAAAGCCAACGGCTATGGGACAGGGTCGTGTAGCTCACATGATTGAGTGGCAAGGCTGGGGCAAAGGTAACAGCCAGCAACAACAGCACACACATGAGGCGGTGCGCAAGGATGCTGATGCCTACTCAGACCTGAGCGACGGTGAGAAGGAGGCCCGATTCCTTGCAG GGGTGATGGAGCAGTTCGCCATCTCTGAGGCCACTCTCATGGCCTGGTCCTCCATGGATGGTGAGGATGTGAGTGTCAACTCCAACCAGGAGAACCCAGCAGGCAACTACAGTGAGAACTACCAGGAGCTGATGGAGAACCAGG ATCACATGGCCCAGACACAGTATGACAGCTGGCCCCACTCCTATGTTTCTCAGGGCATGTATTGCCTGGGCTCCTCTGATGCTTGGGAGACCAGTGACCAATCCCTCATTGCTTCCCCGGCTACTGGCTCCTACCTAGGCCAGAACTTTGAGGAGACCCAGTCCAACCTGCAGGAGAGCACATTGATTCAGAGTAGCCTCATCCAGCAGCAtcagatgcagcagcagcaaccacaGGCCTTGCTCCAGAACCCAGGGCTCGTTGACATGTGGCCCCCTCAGActgctgcagggggtggtggtggggctgaATCCAGCACATACATGGGGGTGCACACAGAGGAGGAAGGGAACCCACTACTGGAGAAGGCCCCGCTGCTAAACAAGAAGACCTCTCCAGAGGAGGACGATGCTGTATGCCGGGACCTGGAGTCACTGTCACCTCGGGAGGAGCTGGAACATGCCGCACTCAGCCGCAAGGTCTCAGATGTCACCTCATCTGGGGTGCAATCCTTtgatgaggaggagggggaagcaaacAATTGA
- the FAM131B gene encoding protein FAM131B isoform X5, which translates to MGCIGSRTVGNEVIAVDWKGLKDVDQINMDSTSSLHGSSIHRPSTELSMEDTTSILPKLKRNSNAYGIGALAKSSFSGISRSMKDHVTKPTAMGQGRVAHMIEWQGWGKGNSQQQQHTHEAVRKDADAYSDLSDGEKEARFLAGVMEQFAISEATLMAWSSMDGEDVSVNSNQENPAGNYSENYQELMENQDHMAQTQYDSWPHSYVSQGMYCLGSSDAWETSDQSLIASPATGSYLGQNFEETQSNLQESTLIQSSLIQQHQMQQQQPQALLQNPGLVDMWPPQTAAGGGGGAESSTYMGVHTEEEGNPLLEKAPLLNKKTSPEEDDAVCRDLESLSPREELEHAALSRKVSDVTSSGVQSFDEEEGEANN; encoded by the exons GGAATGAGGTGATTGCAGTGGACTGGAAGGGATTGAAAGATGTGGATCAGATCAATATGGACAGCACCAGCTCATTGCATGGCAGCAGCATCCACCGACCCTCCACTGAG ctttcCATGGAAGACACAACCTCCATTCTCCCCAAGCTGAAGCGGAACTCCAATGCTTATGGAATCGGGGCTCTGGCTAAGTCGTCTTTCTCTG GGATATCCCGCAGCATGAAGGATCACGTCACAAAGCCAACGGCTATGGGACAGGGTCGTGTAGCTCACATGATTGAGTGGCAAGGCTGGGGCAAAGGTAACAGCCAGCAACAACAGCACACACATGAGGCGGTGCGCAAGGATGCTGATGCCTACTCAGACCTGAGCGACGGTGAGAAGGAGGCCCGATTCCTTGCAG GGGTGATGGAGCAGTTCGCCATCTCTGAGGCCACTCTCATGGCCTGGTCCTCCATGGATGGTGAGGATGTGAGTGTCAACTCCAACCAGGAGAACCCAGCAGGCAACTACAGTGAGAACTACCAGGAGCTGATGGAGAACCAGG ATCACATGGCCCAGACACAGTATGACAGCTGGCCCCACTCCTATGTTTCTCAGGGCATGTATTGCCTGGGCTCCTCTGATGCTTGGGAGACCAGTGACCAATCCCTCATTGCTTCCCCGGCTACTGGCTCCTACCTAGGCCAGAACTTTGAGGAGACCCAGTCCAACCTGCAGGAGAGCACATTGATTCAGAGTAGCCTCATCCAGCAGCAtcagatgcagcagcagcaaccacaGGCCTTGCTCCAGAACCCAGGGCTCGTTGACATGTGGCCCCCTCAGActgctgcagggggtggtggtggggctgaATCCAGCACATACATGGGGGTGCACACAGAGGAGGAAGGGAACCCACTACTGGAGAAGGCCCCGCTGCTAAACAAGAAGACCTCTCCAGAGGAGGACGATGCTGTATGCCGGGACCTGGAGTCACTGTCACCTCGGGAGGAGCTGGAACATGCCGCACTCAGCCGCAAGGTCTCAGATGTCACCTCATCTGGGGTGCAATCCTTtgatgaggaggagggggaagcaaacAATTGA
- the FAM131B gene encoding protein FAM131B isoform X2, with the protein MGCIGSRTVGNEVIAVDWKGLKDVDQINMDSTSSLHGSSIHRPSTEQTRTDFSWDGINLSMEDTTSILPKLKRNSNAYGIGALAKSSFSGISRSMKDHVTKPTAMGQGRVAHMIEWQGWGKGNSQQQQHTHEAVRKDADAYSDLSDGEKEARFLAGVMEQFAISEATLMAWSSMDGEDVSVNSNQENPAGNYSENYQELMENQDHMAQTQYDSWPHSYVSQGMYCLGSSDAWETSDQSLIASPATGSYLGQNFEETQSNLQESTLIQSSLIQQHQMQQQQPQALLQNPGLVDMWPPQTAAGGGGGAESSTYMGVHTEEEGNPLLEKAPLLNKKTSPEEDDAVCRDLESLSPREELEHAALSRKVSDVTSSGVQSFDEEEGEANN; encoded by the exons GGAATGAGGTGATTGCAGTGGACTGGAAGGGATTGAAAGATGTGGATCAGATCAATATGGACAGCACCAGCTCATTGCATGGCAGCAGCATCCACCGACCCTCCACTGAG CAAACCCGGACAGATTTCTCCTGGGATGGTATTAAT ctttcCATGGAAGACACAACCTCCATTCTCCCCAAGCTGAAGCGGAACTCCAATGCTTATGGAATCGGGGCTCTGGCTAAGTCGTCTTTCTCTG GGATATCCCGCAGCATGAAGGATCACGTCACAAAGCCAACGGCTATGGGACAGGGTCGTGTAGCTCACATGATTGAGTGGCAAGGCTGGGGCAAAGGTAACAGCCAGCAACAACAGCACACACATGAGGCGGTGCGCAAGGATGCTGATGCCTACTCAGACCTGAGCGACGGTGAGAAGGAGGCCCGATTCCTTGCAG GGGTGATGGAGCAGTTCGCCATCTCTGAGGCCACTCTCATGGCCTGGTCCTCCATGGATGGTGAGGATGTGAGTGTCAACTCCAACCAGGAGAACCCAGCAGGCAACTACAGTGAGAACTACCAGGAGCTGATGGAGAACCAGG ATCACATGGCCCAGACACAGTATGACAGCTGGCCCCACTCCTATGTTTCTCAGGGCATGTATTGCCTGGGCTCCTCTGATGCTTGGGAGACCAGTGACCAATCCCTCATTGCTTCCCCGGCTACTGGCTCCTACCTAGGCCAGAACTTTGAGGAGACCCAGTCCAACCTGCAGGAGAGCACATTGATTCAGAGTAGCCTCATCCAGCAGCAtcagatgcagcagcagcaaccacaGGCCTTGCTCCAGAACCCAGGGCTCGTTGACATGTGGCCCCCTCAGActgctgcagggggtggtggtggggctgaATCCAGCACATACATGGGGGTGCACACAGAGGAGGAAGGGAACCCACTACTGGAGAAGGCCCCGCTGCTAAACAAGAAGACCTCTCCAGAGGAGGACGATGCTGTATGCCGGGACCTGGAGTCACTGTCACCTCGGGAGGAGCTGGAACATGCCGCACTCAGCCGCAAGGTCTCAGATGTCACCTCATCTGGGGTGCAATCCTTtgatgaggaggagggggaagcaaacAATTGA
- the FAM131B gene encoding protein FAM131B isoform X6 yields the protein MEDTTSILPKLKRNSNAYGIGALAKSSFSGPLGISRSMKDHVTKPTAMGQGRVAHMIEWQGWGKGNSQQQQHTHEAVRKDADAYSDLSDGEKEARFLAGVMEQFAISEATLMAWSSMDGEDVSVNSNQENPAGNYSENYQELMENQDHMAQTQYDSWPHSYVSQGMYCLGSSDAWETSDQSLIASPATGSYLGQNFEETQSNLQESTLIQSSLIQQHQMQQQQPQALLQNPGLVDMWPPQTAAGGGGGAESSTYMGVHTEEEGNPLLEKAPLLNKKTSPEEDDAVCRDLESLSPREELEHAALSRKVSDVTSSGVQSFDEEEGEANN from the exons ATGGAAGACACAACCTCCATTCTCCCCAAGCTGAAGCGGAACTCCAATGCTTATGGAATCGGGGCTCTGGCTAAGTCGTCTTTCTCTGG CCCCTTAGGGATATCCCGCAGCATGAAGGATCACGTCACAAAGCCAACGGCTATGGGACAGGGTCGTGTAGCTCACATGATTGAGTGGCAAGGCTGGGGCAAAGGTAACAGCCAGCAACAACAGCACACACATGAGGCGGTGCGCAAGGATGCTGATGCCTACTCAGACCTGAGCGACGGTGAGAAGGAGGCCCGATTCCTTGCAG GGGTGATGGAGCAGTTCGCCATCTCTGAGGCCACTCTCATGGCCTGGTCCTCCATGGATGGTGAGGATGTGAGTGTCAACTCCAACCAGGAGAACCCAGCAGGCAACTACAGTGAGAACTACCAGGAGCTGATGGAGAACCAGG ATCACATGGCCCAGACACAGTATGACAGCTGGCCCCACTCCTATGTTTCTCAGGGCATGTATTGCCTGGGCTCCTCTGATGCTTGGGAGACCAGTGACCAATCCCTCATTGCTTCCCCGGCTACTGGCTCCTACCTAGGCCAGAACTTTGAGGAGACCCAGTCCAACCTGCAGGAGAGCACATTGATTCAGAGTAGCCTCATCCAGCAGCAtcagatgcagcagcagcaaccacaGGCCTTGCTCCAGAACCCAGGGCTCGTTGACATGTGGCCCCCTCAGActgctgcagggggtggtggtggggctgaATCCAGCACATACATGGGGGTGCACACAGAGGAGGAAGGGAACCCACTACTGGAGAAGGCCCCGCTGCTAAACAAGAAGACCTCTCCAGAGGAGGACGATGCTGTATGCCGGGACCTGGAGTCACTGTCACCTCGGGAGGAGCTGGAACATGCCGCACTCAGCCGCAAGGTCTCAGATGTCACCTCATCTGGGGTGCAATCCTTtgatgaggaggagggggaagcaaacAATTGA